The DNA window cagggtctgaatacttctgaccatgtgatatttcagtttttcttttgaataaatttgcaaaaatttccacatttctgtttttttctgtcaagatgaggtgctgagtgtacattaatgacaaataaaatgaacttcttagattttggcaaatggctgcaatgacacagagtgaaaactttcacggggtctgaatactttccgtacccaccgTACATCTTAAATTACAGCCTTTGAGATTTGCACATTGAGTTGTTTCAAATTGCAATTCTGagattttgaaaaaacaatATTGATTTTTCAGCCCTAGTCAAGACCTAGTTTGTACCTCTCAATCATTACtatatgacatttaaaaagccaAGCAATAGAGGAAAAGTCCAGAGACAAGTAAAATCATTGCACACTATGGACATCTGTACAAGATTTCTCTGTAATTGATCCAGTAGTTACAGAAGCCAAACAAATAGAAATCAAGACAGAAATTTCAATCTTGTCCAGCATGGTGGACAAGGTGCTGATGGATAGACAACAGACAGGAAGTAATTTGTTGGAATGCTTTATTGAAAAATCTCTATGCTAGATTTTATACTTAATAACTGTTACcctttttgcagattttatcTTGTAAGTGATGGAATTCCCCTCATAATTGTTGGAATTACAGCAGCATTTGGTATGGATAACTATGGCAGCAGGGATGATGCTTTATAGTAAGTATTCATTATTTATGAGTAATCAAGTACTGATTCGTTGTTGACTAAATAGAATAAATGTTTCTTTCTCCGCGTGTCCTTTCCAGTTGCTGGATGGCGTGGGAACCAAGCCTGGGGGGGTTCTACGCCCCCATGAGTCTTCTGGTCTTAGTCATGTGTGTGTACTTTTTGTGCACCTACATCCAGCTGAAGCGCCACCCAGAGAGGAAATACGAGCTGCGGGTTCTGAGAGAGGAGCAGCAACAGTTGGCATCGAACGAATCAAACCACCACTGCCAAACTGAGAGCGGGGGATCATCAGGGCCGACTGGGGACTGTCCGCCATTTGCTGCAGGTGTATCGGTACTGGCCAATGAGCATTCGTTTAAATCTCAGCTCCGGGCCACAGCCTTCACCCTGTTTCTGTTCCTGGCTACCTGGGCTTTGGGGGCATTGGCGGTATCACTGGGGCATTTTCTGGATATGATATTCAGCTGTCTGTATGGGgctttttgtgtcactctggGACTCTTTCTTCTCATCCAGCATTGTGCCAAACGTGATGATGTGTGGCACCGTTGGTGGGCTTGTTGCCCATCCAAGTCCAAGACAGATGACGGGAATGGGGACGGACAGAGCCAAAGGCAGGTGCTCCATCAGCCACACTGCCACCTGAACCCCCCATTCTCAGGCAAGCAGTCGCTGCTTTCTCCTCACCTTATGCAAAGTCCTTTCCACAAAATGACACCGCCTCCCCAGAGCCCGACACCGAATCACACAGCCCCATGCTGTTTGGCTGTGATGAGCCCCGTCACCGCATCCCCCATCACACCCCTCATCGAGCCAGTGCCCTCACCACGGCCGCAGTCACTTCCCGATGAGCTCCCTCGTCCAACTCTTCCCCTACAGAGCTGCCTTACTGACAGAACAAAGTCACGCTCCTTTAACCGCCCACGCCCGTTACTCAAGGACTACCATTCCCACATGACCTCCACTAGTATGGATGGGAGTGTGCACAGCTCTCACCTGGACAGCCCTCATGCTGCACACCACCTAGACGGCTCACCACTGGTTTCCAGCAGCCCGCATCCGGATCTCCAGCTTGCCTGTCCCAGCCCTCAATTGGACAATCAGCTGGCTTCGTGCCACAGCCTGCAACGCCAGACGTCCTGCCACAGCGTGCAAGAGTCAATGGCTTCCTGCCACAGCCACGCCCACAACATGCATGACAGCATCACGTCCTGTCACAGCCTACTTCTGCCTTCTCATGGGGTTCACACATGCCAGTGGCGCATGTACAGCTCAGCCGACCACTCGTCCAGCGCAAGCTGTTGTGAGAAGTCCGATCCCTTCACCTTGCAATACCAGCAAGACCCTGACATTTACAGTTGCATGTCAAAAACAGCAGACCAAGAGAAAGACAGCCTCAGTGTAGAGGTGGAGCATAAAGGTTTCCCAAGAAATACCCTGCCACGGCATGCCACTATAGGTCGGCGGGGCGCCATTGGGCGAAACAGGAGCCTGCAAGAAGATGGCCTGTTTGGTTCAGATGCCACAGGAAACATACGGACTGGCCCTTGGAAGAATGAAACCACGGTATAGTTTTTTTCTATACTTGGAACAGCCAGGCCTTCCAGCAGCCCTGTATTTGGATTACTTTGTAAGTGTTTGAGTTTCCTTGCCTTCAGCTTTGTCCTTAAATCacaggttgattttttttttgtgaatttccaTACCCCCATTGATATTTCAGATCCCTTTATGGCAAAGTTAACTTTAAAGATGTTACAACACAATTTTTACAAGGAACATTTAAACAGAGGAAACGTTCAATCAATGCTGAACTATTATTGTGCTCCATGATGTTTAAAGTTGCAGTCAGTGTTGTTATGGACCTTCAGGGCCACAGTTGCTCAGTAATTAGCAATGTTACAACAAGAGTCGGAACAATGTCAGTTTCAGTTGAGGCCTTTTCTTTGTGTGGAGTTTTCTTTACGTTAATGTCAGTTCTGTTTCAcattcctcctacagtccaaagacTTGCAGGACAGGTAAAAGCAGTAGGACATATACCTCAATTCAGCCTCCATTATTTCATTTGTGTAAATAAAATAGCAGACCCAATCTAAAAGGGACTGCAGATGACCTTTTTACTGGAACAAACCCAAAAGTTGTGTCTACAGTAGAGCTGATTTTACTTCAATTTGTTTGAGTATCAGAGAGATAGATGTAGAAACCTAAATACAACAACAACTCAGCAGTACACAAACCACTGATTGTTGCAATCCAATGAGTCTACACTGGGTTGTAGATTGAGTAATTCTGTCTGCTCTGGAATGCCCAGA is part of the Acanthochromis polyacanthus isolate Apoly-LR-REF ecotype Palm Island chromosome 19, KAUST_Apoly_ChrSc, whole genome shotgun sequence genome and encodes:
- the adgra1a gene encoding adhesion G protein-coupled receptor A1, whose protein sequence is MDLKRVLSFPPYPGGYLHPVVYACTAVMLLCLLVSIMTYFVHHSVIRISRNGWHTLLNFLFHTGLTFGVFAGGINQINLPFVCQIVGIVLHYASLSTMLWLTFTARNICKDVSKDPLQAQDRNAPAQTRTKPTILRFYLVSDGIPLIIVGITAAFGMDNYGSRDDALYCWMAWEPSLGGFYAPMSLLVLVMCVYFLCTYIQLKRHPERKYELRVLREEQQQLASNESNHHCQTESGGSSGPTGDCPPFAAGVSVLANEHSFKSQLRATAFTLFLFLATWALGALAVSLGHFLDMIFSCLYGAFCVTLGLFLLIQHCAKRDDVWHRWWACCPSKSKTDDGNGDGQSQRQVLHQPHCHLNPPFSGKQSLLSPHLMQSPFHKMTPPPQSPTPNHTAPCCLAVMSPVTASPITPLIEPVPSPRPQSLPDELPRPTLPLQSCLTDRTKSRSFNRPRPLLKDYHSHMTSTSMDGSVHSSHLDSPHAAHHLDGSPLVSSSPHPDLQLACPSPQLDNQLASCHSLQRQTSCHSVQESMASCHSHAHNMHDSITSCHSLLLPSHGVHTCQWRMYSSADHSSSASCCEKSDPFTLQYQQDPDIYSCMSKTADQEKDSLSVEVEHKGFPRNTLPRHATIGRRGAIGRNRSLQEDGLFGSDATGNIRTGPWKNETTV